Genomic DNA from Candidatus Neomarinimicrobiota bacterium:
CCCTATCAACCCCATTAATCTCCTTAACTGTATACCATGTGAATGAACTGTACACATGAATTTCAAGTTTTTATTGACATTCATAAAGCAAATAATTACATTACTAATGATACGTAAAAGTTTAATACGGATTATTAATACCTTAATAACATTAACTTAAGCTTTTTGTAAATTGGTGTGATTTTGTCTATTTATAGATAAAATCCTAAAAAGTTGAATCTTCTGGGTCAGTTTAGATCAACACACTAAACTCAGAACCACAGTCTCACTAACGAGAAGCTTATGTAGACTGAATCAAAAGATTCGTTTCTTTCCTAAACAAACGGTACTACCGTGAGATTGAGGAGACCGAGGTGAAAGATTTCTGAGACATTTGGCTGTCCATCAAAACATGGCTGACTATACCCAGAATCAGACTCTGTGTGCCATTGTATTCATGTGCTTGAATCTACTCAAACAGGAATTGGGCGAGCTCGGAGAAGAACTGGTTTGCGACAAGAAGCCTGAGCGAGTACCCGTGGTGTACACACCGGATTAGACCAAAGCTGTGTTGAGTAACCTATCGTGTACAAGCTGGATTATGGAGATGTTACTGTTTGGTTTCATATTGCGATTAATGGAGTATCTACGGTATGCTAATCAAAAGTGTAAATTGCAGTATGTATTTCCGGTTTTAAAAATTTATACCGATCCACACACCGACATATGATAAAGGCACCACCTAAAAGGAAATAATGTGCTAGATTACCATCGTGAAAAGTGTCTAACATTATATGCTGAAAAGTTCCTAATATTTCTAACGGTGTCCAATACTGAAAACTTGTTCTTAATATTGGATAATTTTTTGCTTTATGAGTTTATATAGTATTATGTTAGGTGAAGAAAATCAAACCAAAGTAAGGAGATAAAAATATGTCTAAAGAAGCTGAAATTAGCATGATGCTGTATACTGGATTACATAAGCATGAGGAGAACAAACTGAAGAAAATCGAGACTAATGTTGTAAAAATCATGCTTGAAAAGGGAGACAATAGACGCCCTATATGGACGAACACGTATATCATGAATAGTTGCTTATTGCAACTTGTCATTCCGGGAACCTCCCAACCAAAGACACTTTTTGAGTTGCCGGAAGAACAATTTACCAACCTTTTCGAAAGCGATATTGTGCTGCAAATTAAGAATAAAATGGGTTAAAAAGAAGAGAAGGATTAGCAACAATGAGGTGGAGTGTTAAATGGATAAAAAGTCTCTTTAAAAGGAGGCAGAAAACAAGAAAAAATGATGTCATGATGTTTAATATGCAGAATAATTGGGAGGGTTTAGAAGACCTCGCTGAAGGTGACAAGTTCGTTGAAAAATTTGTAGAAAAAGAAAGAAAAAAGAAAAAAGCCGGATCTATTAACGGAAAATATTATACTGAATACATAGACTTAGTTCGAAAGCTTAAACGTGAGAAAAAACATCAGGAAGCCATTGATCTTCTTTTAAGGTTAATTGACGCAGTAGAACGTGAGGCCAAACTGGATAAATCTTATGGCGGGGATGGGTTTTGTGCTCCTTGGTATTATGAACAATTGGCTATCATTTATCGTAAAGAAAAGCGATATAGTGAAGAAGTAGCAATACTTGAACGACTTCAAAAACAAAACAATTATCTACACGAAATTGCAAAGAAACGATTAAAAAAAGCAAAAGCACTTCAGAACAAAGAAAAAGCACACTAAACGCGAGAGAGCAGTACGGTATTCCTCATAGACGTAACATACTATAATTTCCAGTGCTCCAAGAAGATGGGGCACCTTTTAGACATGGTAAAAAATGTATAGTAAATCTAACCAAGCAAATATAGCCGACACAAAAACCGTGCAGCTGATTAGGGCATTAGGTCAATATTAATAAGTTCTTGCATAAGTTATCGGTGGTATTATGGATATATTAGCAGTAGTTAGTGTTCTTATAGGAATTGTAACAGGTTTATTAGTGCTCGCAGAAAAAATTTTGGGGATATTTTCAAGAATCAAACATTATAAAAAGATGTTTGATAAATACTATAATAATTGGAAAGAGAGTGGACACGAATTTCTCCCATCACATAATGAATTTAGAAAAGTACTTAAGTACATTGAAAAGTCACGGTTAACCAAAGATGAATTGGCATTTTCTCTTCTTTGCGCCTTGCAATATGGTGATAAGTCTTTGAATTATCTTATAGAGAGAAATATGAATAATAAAAAAGCTATTGCTTATACAATTGAATTCTTAAGTGGTAAAGGTATTCGAGTTAAATGGAGAGCTGAATATGCTTTGTCAAAATTTCCTCAAAGCAATGTAAAAAGTTATATTGAACAAATAAAAGAATGTAGACTTATTACTGATGAAATTAAAGAATCCTTTCAACGAATACTTACACAATCTGTTGAGGAGTATCTTATAAATTTATCTAAAAGCACTGACCAGAGAATGAAAGATTATTCAAGTCAAGTTATTGGACAAATACAAGCAGGCATTGTATCAGCAAAGTTAAAGAAAATAATACAAAAAAATAGGTTCATTAGTATTTAGTGTGGAGCCATTTTTATAAGTTATTGAAAAATAAAGAGATAGAGAAATTTGACAGTTATAGGTAAAAAAGTGTTATAATTTAGGGAAAAACTGTGAGGCAAAATGGACTTAAATACACTGACGAAATTATTGAATATCCCTGGGTATAAAGTAGTAGAAATTATTTCAATAACAGAGGATGAGATGCATTTACGATTGGAAGCATATAAAAGGAAAGAAGCAGTATGTTCAGGATGTGGGGAAGTCCATAAGACAGGATATCATGGAGAGACAGAAGTTATAGTATCCGAAGGATCTCTTTTGAGAGAAGATTTACCTATAAGTGAAAGAAGGGTTTACTTACATGTGAAAAAGCGAAGATATAGATGTCCGAAAGATGGGAAGATCTATGTAGAAAAAATTTCGTGGTTAAAGAAGAGGATACGGGTAACATACAGATTTGCCAGACAAGTAAACAGATTAACAGGGATAACAACGAATCAAGAAGCAGGATGGTATTTAGGATTAGATGATGAAGTAGTATACAGGATAGATAAAGAGATATTAGAGGAGCAAGCGAAGGAAAAACTCAACCCACCCCCATCAGCAATTCATATTAGCGTAGATGAGGTTTCTTATCGTAAATATCACAGATATTTAACAAATGTAATAGATACAGATAAAAGAGTTGTAATTTGGAATGCAAAAGGGAGAAAGTCAGAAGTATTAAACAGATATTATGAAGGAATAGGGGAAAGAGATTGTAAAAAGATAAAGTCAGTAGCATTAGATGGAGCAAGACATTATATAAGTTCAACAAATAAGTATGCAGTAAATGCATTAATTGTTTATGATAAATTTCATGTTATTCAGAATTTAAACAGGGCAGTAGATAGAGTAAGGAAGGATGAATTGCAGAAAGCAAGGAAAGTCCGAAGGATCTCTTTTGAGAAAGGAAATGAAGAATTGGTAGAATTGGTAAATTGCAGGCAAAGATTTATTTTACTTAAGAACAAAAAGAATCTTACAGAAAATCAAGCAGAACATCTAAAAAAACTTTGTGAAATAAATTCGAAGAATCACTTTGGGACAGGTTTATTTATGATGCAATGTTATTAAAAGAAAGTTTCTTATTCGAAGAATCCCTTCGGGAGAAGTTTATTCTTCTAATGATATAAAACAAGCAGAAAAATGTTTGAATAAATGGATTAAACAAGCTCGGTCAAGTTGTTTAAAACCGTTTGTAGAATTATCTTATAAATTTAAAGAAAAAATGCAATATATTCTGAACTGGTTTCACAAGAAAATTAGTTCTGCAATTTCAGAAGGATTCAATAATAAAATAAAAAGATTGAAAAGAATGGCTTATGGATACAAAGACATTAATTATTTCAGGTTAAAAATTCATCAGCATTGTGGACTTTTAAATCCAAGGTTAAATACTTAAAATGCAACTTAAATACGAAAGACCCAAAAAATAATGAAGAATAGTTAGCAATTCAATAGATGTTATGAATTGTTAACTAACAGTCGCATGTAGCAGACTAACCTTGGCATCACGGTCCTTGCAGATTAAGGCCATCGTCGCCTTGTCCGCAGCTGATGCGAAGAATTTTAAGTTTATGGGCAACATCTCAACAATAGTACTTTTAAATGCTAAGACTTCAATTAATCAAATAATCTTCACAGGTAAACTTTTGTAAAATTTTTATTATGCAGATATTTCTTTATAACATCCCATAAATTTTAAATTACGAGTCATTTCTTTAACCTTTTCAAGGCAGCTTTTGACATTTTCATCCTCATCAGAACCAATAAAGTCAAGGAAAAATGCATAACTGCCAGGTGATTCCGGGACTGATTCAATTCTAGTCAGATTTA
This window encodes:
- a CDS encoding tetratricopeptide repeat protein, which gives rise to MRWSVKWIKSLFKRRQKTRKNDVMMFNMQNNWEGLEDLAEGDKFVEKFVEKERKKKKAGSINGKYYTEYIDLVRKLKREKKHQEAIDLLLRLIDAVEREAKLDKSYGGDGFCAPWYYEQLAIIYRKEKRYSEEVAILERLQKQNNYLHEIAKKRLKKAKALQNKEKAH
- a CDS encoding transposase — its product is MDLNTLTKLLNIPGYKVVEIISITEDEMHLRLEAYKRKEAVCSGCGEVHKTGYHGETEVIVSEGSLLREDLPISERRVYLHVKKRRYRCPKDGKIYVEKISWLKKRIRVTYRFARQVNRLTGITTNQEAGWYLGLDDEVVYRIDKEILEEQAKEKLNPPPSAIHISVDEVSYRKYHRYLTNVIDTDKRVVIWNAKGRKSEVLNRYYEGIGERDCKKIKSVALDGARHYISSTNKYAVNALIVYDKFHVIQNLNRAVDRVRKDELQKARKVRRISFEKGNEELVELVNCRQRFILLKNKKNLTENQAEHLKKLCEINSKNHFGTGLFMMQCY
- a CDS encoding transposase encodes the protein MKRKFLIRRIPSGEVYSSNDIKQAEKCLNKWIKQARSSCLKPFVELSYKFKEKMQYILNWFHKKISSAISEGFNNKIKRLKRMAYGYKDINYFRLKIHQHCGLLNPRLNT